Proteins from a genomic interval of Rattus norvegicus strain BN/NHsdMcwi chromosome 2, GRCr8, whole genome shotgun sequence:
- the Miga1 gene encoding mitoguardin 1 isoform X5, which yields MSGETVSRSQFSLKTCAIRVFALPVSWYYSLSQIKFPPAAKKLFMVTAVSAVSVIFLAHHFKRRRGKQKGKVLPWEPEHLLLEHTRRAASDKGSSCSSSRQNLTLSLSSTKDKGSQSCNYPNGGLLSRYSGSAQSLGSVQSVNSCHSCACGNSNSWDKADDDDVRLVNIPVTTPENLYLMGMELFEEALHRWEQALTFRSRQAEDEACSSVKLGAGDAIAEESVDVRTSAEEQASDIISTEFIHKLEALLQRAYRLQEEFEAALGGSDPDSLANDTGARGAQSLLPGRDPVPGSALAGNVCGLQGTLQRFIHSYTE from the exons GTCTTGGTACTATTCTCTCTCCCAG atcaaGTTTCCCCCAGCAGCTAAGAAGTTGTTTATGGTAACCGCAGTAAGTGCTGTGTCTGTGATTTTTCTGGCTCACCACTTCAAAAGACGACggggaaaacagaaaggaaaggtgctgcccTGGGAGCCAGAGCACCTGCTCCTTGAGCACACTAGGAGAGCAGCGTCAGACAAAG GTTCGAGCTGTTCCAGTAGCAGGCAGAACTTGACCTTGTCATTAAGTTCCACCAAAGACAAAGGGTCTCAGTCTTGCAACTACCCGAATGGAGGACTTCTCAGCAGATACTCGGGTTCTGCCCAGAGCTTGGGCTCT GTCCAGAGTGTTAACTCCTGTCATAGTTGTGCTTGTGGAAATTCTAATTCCTGGGACAAAGCAGATGATGATGACGTCAGACTTGTTAACATTCCTGTGACCACTCCTGAGAACTTGTACTTGATGG GCATGGAACTATTTGAAGAGGCGTTACATCGATGGGAGCAAGCGCTGACTTTTCGAAGTAGGCAGGCGGAAGACGAAGCCTGCAGCTCTGTTAAACTGGGAGCCGGAGATGCCATTGCGGAAGAAAGTGTGGATGTAAGGACGTCTGCTGAAGAGCAGGCCTCA GACATCATTAGCACGGAGTTCATCCACAAACTGGAAGCTCTGCTGCAGAGAGCATACCGGCTCCAAGAGGAGTTTGAAGCTGCCCTCGGGGGGTCCGACCCGGATTCCCTTGCGAATGACACTG GTGCACGTGGAGCACAAAGCTTGCTTCCGGGTAGAGACCCGGTGCCTGGGTCTGCACTTGCAGGTAACGTCTGTGGTCTTCAAGGCACCCTGCAGAGGTTCATTCATTCCTACACTGAATAA
- the Miga1 gene encoding mitoguardin 1 isoform X6, which translates to MSGETVSRSQFSLKTCAIRVFALPVSWYYSLSQIKFPPAAKKLFMVTAVSAVSVIFLAHHFKRRRGKQKGKVLPWEPEHLLLEHTRRAASDKGSSCSSSRQNLTLSLSSTKDKGSQSCNYPNGGLLSRYSGSAQSLGSVQSVNSCHSCACGNSNSWDKADDDDVRLVNIPVTTPENLYLMGMELFEEALHRWEQALTFRSRQAEDEACSSVKLGAGDAIAEESVDDIISTEFIHKLEALLQRAYRLQEEFEAALGGSDPDSLANDTGARGAQSLLPGRDPVPGSALAGNVCGLQGTLQRFIHSYTE; encoded by the exons GTCTTGGTACTATTCTCTCTCCCAG atcaaGTTTCCCCCAGCAGCTAAGAAGTTGTTTATGGTAACCGCAGTAAGTGCTGTGTCTGTGATTTTTCTGGCTCACCACTTCAAAAGACGACggggaaaacagaaaggaaaggtgctgcccTGGGAGCCAGAGCACCTGCTCCTTGAGCACACTAGGAGAGCAGCGTCAGACAAAG GTTCGAGCTGTTCCAGTAGCAGGCAGAACTTGACCTTGTCATTAAGTTCCACCAAAGACAAAGGGTCTCAGTCTTGCAACTACCCGAATGGAGGACTTCTCAGCAGATACTCGGGTTCTGCCCAGAGCTTGGGCTCT GTCCAGAGTGTTAACTCCTGTCATAGTTGTGCTTGTGGAAATTCTAATTCCTGGGACAAAGCAGATGATGATGACGTCAGACTTGTTAACATTCCTGTGACCACTCCTGAGAACTTGTACTTGATGG GCATGGAACTATTTGAAGAGGCGTTACATCGATGGGAGCAAGCGCTGACTTTTCGAAGTAGGCAGGCGGAAGACGAAGCCTGCAGCTCTGTTAAACTGGGAGCCGGAGATGCCATTGCGGAAGAAAGTGTGGAT GACATCATTAGCACGGAGTTCATCCACAAACTGGAAGCTCTGCTGCAGAGAGCATACCGGCTCCAAGAGGAGTTTGAAGCTGCCCTCGGGGGGTCCGACCCGGATTCCCTTGCGAATGACACTG GTGCACGTGGAGCACAAAGCTTGCTTCCGGGTAGAGACCCGGTGCCTGGGTCTGCACTTGCAGGTAACGTCTGTGGTCTTCAAGGCACCCTGCAGAGGTTCATTCATTCCTACACTGAATAA